TTGCGTAACCCTTCCATATAGTTTGAAATAAAGGCCTTGGATGCATTGTAGGAAGGAGAATCTCCGTCACCTCTGATTGCCGCCACCGATGAGATAGCAACAAGGTGTCCTGAACCTTTCTGAAAAAAGTGATTCATAGCCACATTCGCCATGGCTGCAAAACCTGAAACATTGACATCAATAACCTCTTTTTCCATAGACCATTGGAGGTCCGGACTGATAAAGCCTACACCGGAACTGATTATACAAAGGTCAACTCCCCCAATCTCGGAAAAGAGTTCCTCGAGTTGACTCATTGCATCACCAGGGCTGGAAACATCAATGTATTTTATAACGGATTTATTTGGAAGTTCTTTCTGTAGTTCACTCAGCAGATGTGTTCTTCTTCCCGCAATTCCAACAACATAATTATTTTCGGAAAGAATTCTTGCCAATTCTCTTCCAATGCCTGAAGTTGCACCGATAATAACAGCACTTTGCATAAACAATTTCGTCAGGGGGTAAACTTTTTATACTGACAACTGTGGAATTATGGGTTCTTCCATCATGTTTTGTCAAGATCACGGATTGTTCCCTAAGATATTTAAACCTCAACCCAAGAGATAAAACAGCACCGGGGAACGTAAAACTCCTTATCGCTGAATCCGGGTTAAAAAAGGCTTGACTCTGTACTTAGGTACAGGGTTTATACTACTGTATGCTGGAGGTGAAGCGATGGAGAGTTTAAGCATAGGCCAATTGGCGAAAACAGCAGGAGTTAATATTGAGACAATCCGGTATTATGAACGGCGGGGACTTATACCCAGGCCTTCCCGGCGGGAATCCGGTTATCGTCAGTATACACGGGAGACAGTCACCCGTATTCAATTCATCAAGCGTGCCAAGGAGCTTGGATTCTCTCTCAGGGAGATACTGGAACTCCTCTCTTTAAGTCTCGATCCTGCCACCACCTGCGTTGATGTTAAAAAACGGGCAGAGATAAAGATTGCAGACATCGAAGAAAAGATTCGAATTCTTCAGGGGATGAAAAAGGCCCTTATAACACTGACAATGGAATGCAAAGGCAGTGGTCCGGTCAGTAAGTGCCCAATCCTGGAAGCACTGCACAGTGACGCGGAAGCGGTAAAAAGGAGTGCTGCAGGCCGGAATAAAAGGAGCTGATATTATGAAAGAAAACTTGCACGGAATAACCGGGGATGCCTCTTCTCCCGTGGCAGAGATAGAGACTACCGAGGGCGTGAGGAAGGCAAAGCACCGTTTTACCTCCTTTGGCCCTATGGCGATTATTGCAGCTCTGTTGGCCTCTGTTTGCTGCGTGGGGCCATTTGTCCTGGTAATGCTTGGTATTAGCGGAACATGGATCGGAAACCTGGCGGCGTTCGAACCCTACAAGCCGGTCTTCATCCTCTTCACTATCGGCTTTCTTGTTGCAGGATTTTATAGCGTCTACAGAAAACCGAAGGAGGAGTGTGAACCCGGCAGCCTGTGTGCCAACCCTAAGACAAAGAAGGCTCAGAAGGTTGGACTCTGGGTTGCCACTGCAGTTGTGGTCTTCCTCCTGATTCTTCCTTATCTGATTGTTCTGTTGGCATAGAAAAAAACCGCCATTCTCTGAATGGCTCACAAAAACAAGGAAGGAGGTTTTACTGATGAAATCCATTATCAAGACCCGCAAGATGTTTCTGTCAGTCTTTATCCTTTTGTTTCTGCTCTCCTCTGCAGTCTACACGGGTTATGCATGGAGTGCTCAAGGCAACTTAAAAAAGGTTATCCTGAAAGTTGAAGGCATGAGATGTATTACCTGTCCGGCCACTGTCAAGGCTGCCTTAAAAAGGCTTCCGGGCGTAATCAATGTTGACGTAAGTTACAGGGAAAAAACGGCAACAGTCCGGTACAGGAAGGACGAGGTAACAGTGGAACAGTTGATAAAAGCCATAAAAAACAGCGGATATGGGGCCGAAGTGCTCCCCGGCATTAACGGCGGAAAGTGACCGGTCCATAAAAACTGCTGCTACAGGAAAGAAAGGGGTTGACTATGAAGAGGATTGGACTAAATATAATAGGCATGTCATGTAAAGACTGCATCTCAAAAGTCAAAGAGGCATTGAAAGCCGTAAACGGTGTAACGGATATCAATCTAAATCCTGAAAAGGCTATGGCATGGTTGAATGCACCCTCTGGGGTAAGCCCGGATGAGGTTGTCAGGGCTGTGGAAAATGCAGGCTATCAAGCAACGGTGCTGACAGAAGCAGATGTCCCTCTTGCAGCACCAAAACAGAGACAGGAAATTGTCATCATTGGTGGAGGCTCTGCCGGATTTGCAGCGGCCATAAAGGCGTGGGAACTGGGGGCAAGGGTCACCATTATTGAGCATTCAACCATTGGTGGCACATGCGTTAATATCGGATGTGTGCCGACAAAGACACTTATAAGGGCTGCACAGACATATTACCAGAGTTTCCATCATAATTTTGACGGCATAGATGCCCACCCCGGGCCTCTTGATTTCAAGAAGGTCATTGACCAGAAAGACTCCCTCGTCTCCACACTGCGAAGGGAAAAGTACGAAAAAGTTCTGGACTCGTATAAAGGAATGCGATATATAAAAGGGCATGCGCTGGTAAAAAGAGACAGCAAGGACAGGATTACTGTAGATGCAGGCAGAGAAACATTGAGACCTGATAAGCTGATCATTGCCACAGGGGCACACCCGTGGATACCACCGATAAAGGGGCTTGATAAAACAAAATATCTTACAAGTACTGAGGCGCTGGCCCTTGAAAAAGTGCCCCGGGAGTTGATAATTATCGGTGGCAGTGCCCTGGGTCTCGAGTTTGCCCAGATATTTTCAAGGTTTGGCTCAAAGGTTTATGTCATAGAGGCGATACCCTATGTATTGCCTCCTGAGGGCGAGGAGGTGGGTAATGCAATAGCTGGGTATCTTGGACAGGAGGGTATTGAGTTTTTTACGGGCGCAAAGATTAATATGGTCAGGTACAATGGTGAATACAGAATCGATTTCAAAATGAATGGCAAGTCTCATTCCATAAATGCCGAACAATTGCTTGTAGCAACAGGCAGGAGGGCCAATACAGGGGGGTTTGGCATTGAAGAAAGCGGAATAAGAATCGGTAAAAAAGGCGAGATAGAGGTGAATCAATATCTCCAGACATCACATCCTGATGTCTATGCAGCAGGTGACGTAATCGGTGACCCGATGTTTGTTTATGTTGCTGCACTTGCAGGCACTACAGCTGCAGAGAATGCACTTTCCGGTAACCGACAAGTCTTTGACCTGTCAGTGTTGCCAAGGGTTACGTTTACCGACCCCCAGGTCGCCTCCGTCGGCCTGACAGCAGAGCAGGCAAAGTCACAGGGCATTGATTATAAGTCGTCAAGGCTTGATATGAAACATGTCCCGCGGGCACTTGCAGCAAGAGACACAAGGGGATTTGTCAGGCTGGTTGCAGAAATGGATACAGGCAGGCTCCTTGGTGCACAGATTGTATCTCCGGATGCAGGGGAGATGATTATGGAGGCGACACTATCAATCAAATATAATATAACCATCTCAGAGCTTGCAGCGCAGATACATCCATACCTCACCCTGTCAGAAGGAATAAAACTTGCCGCACAATCATTTGACAGGGATGTATCCAGACTCAGTTGTTGCTCGGCTTAGAGAGATCACCGATTACCACATGTCTCTACGGATAGACAGCCTCTCTTTTTTATGAGCCTTCATACTTTCTTCATACTCTTGGTATACCTTCAGTATTAGGTTCGTATAATACAACACTGTCAAACAGCAAAGCTGAAACGTTATGAATAATAAAAAATATGTTCTTATATTATTAGCAGCAATTGTGTTATTTACCTACCCACTAACTGCACATGCAGATCAAAAAAGAGAGAATGCCTGCATAACATGTCACGAATCCCTTGGTGAAGAACTTGCTAAGCCTGTTTCAGACTGGAAAGGTTCGATTCATCAGCAGAATGGAATTGCTTGTGATTATTGTCACGGTGGAAATGCAGACATCAAGCTCAGGGATATAAAGCAACTGTCTCAAAAACAATTTGCAAACATGAAGGCCCTCGCAATGTCAAAATCCAATGGATTTATTGGTGTACCCGTTGGGAAGGCAATGTTTGATACCTGCGGGCAGTGTCACAGTGAATCCGTTGACAGATATGCAAACAGTATCATGGGGAAGGCATATCTTGACAACAAAGGAGGACCTTCATGTGTCACCTGCCATGATGCCCATCATAATTCCATGCCCGAGGTTCCAAAGGTATGTGAGAGTTGTCATAAGGATACAACCGGGTTTGACCAGATAGATCCCATGAATGTCAATATAACGACTATTAACACACTTTCACGGATAAGGATAAAGATAGCCGAACAAAAGGCAAGGGGAAATAAACCACCGCTGATTCCTGAATTCCCGGAAGAACTCGATGCATTCCAGATAGGTTTTGTAGCATTTGGTGCGGTTATTATTCTATTCATCATTGGTTATATTACCTATCTATTACTGGAGAAGAGGAGATAATATGGGGTTTAAGGTTATACATGAAAAGAGACCAACATACTCAGGGGGTGCCATGATTGCAATTATACTCCTCTCCATCATACTGCTTGGCACAGGTATTGTCTTCGCCTACCTCCTGATATCAGGCAAGGGCAATGATTACATAATGGGTACCCTGATATCTCTCCAATTTCTGATTGCAGGCATTGAGGTTGTTATATTTTCAAGATATTTTATCCCGTTCAGGGAGGTATCGGAGGACCGTGAGGAGGAATTGTTATGGTAGATGAACCCTCCGGGGATAAGGGAGACAAAAAAGGTATAACGCGGAGAAGATTCACTCTCGGTATAATCATTGCGTCTATTGCAGGCGCATTGGGCTCCCTCCTGTCGCTCCTTAAAATTCTGGCACCGGAAGAGAAAGGCGGCGGTTATGTATCGACCATCAAACCCGGGGACAGGTTTATTTATGCAAAAGGAACTAATACCGGGGATTATATAAAGGTTTCGTCACTGAATATCGGTGATGCCGTGCTTGCATATCCGGAAGGTAAAACATCAAATCCCGCAAATATTGTCCAGCTGATTAAGCTGGATGAAAGTGCTTATAAAGCACCTACCCACATCAATCTTACGGATCAGGGCCTTATAGCCTACAGCGCAATATGCACTCATCTTGGATGCACTGTTTCCTGGGTAGAAAAACAACAATCTCCCGACACCTCATACACGGAATGTTTCTGTCATAACAGTATATTCGACCCCACCAGAGGGGCAAAGGTCCTGGGTGGCCCTGCACCAATTCCTCTCGCACAGATCGGGGTTAAAGTAAGAGACGATGGGACACTTGTCTTTACGAGCGATTTTACAGGGCCTATCGGTCCACAAGTATGAGGAAGCGGGGGTTAAAATGATTTTTAAATGGCTTGACGAGAGACTGGAACTCAGAAAATTCAAGGATAAATTTCTGAGCAAGACATTTCCGACACATCCCACATTCCTGCTTGGTGAGATAGCGCTGTTTTCTTTTATCATACTTATCATCACCGGCATCTTTCTCGGGTTTCTTTACGAACCTTCCACTAAAATGGTTCCCCTGTTCGGTGCAATGGTTCCGTCAGCCTACGCAAGTGTGGTAAGGATAGACCTGCTTCCCATGGGCATGATCATAAGACGCATACACCACTGGTCAGCGATGATAATGATAGCCGCCATTCTTGTCCACCTTATGAGGGTTTATTTTACCGCATCATACAGGAAACCGAGGGAGATTAACTGGCTTGTCGGACTCAGTCTATGGGGTATTGCCATGGGTGCGGCTTTTACAGGGTACCTGTTGCCTTACAGTAATTTCTCTGTAACAGCAACATCCATAGCCTATTACATGGCAAAGTCAGTGCCATGGATTGGGGACTGGATTTCAAGACTCCTGTTTGCAGGTGATTTCCCTTCAAGTGGTACAGTTCCCCGTTTCTTCTTTATGCATGTTATGTTGATCCCGATAGCCCTTATCGGCCTAATCGGCCTGCATATGTTAATACTGGTAAAACAGAAACACACGGAACCACTTTCAAATAAGAACAGAAAGGAGGCAGAGGGCGGCAAGCGGCTCATCGGTATCCCCATCTGGCCGGAGCAGGCAGTCATCAGTCTATCGTTCTTCTTCTTTCTATTGTTTACAGTTGTTCTGATCGCTACATATATCCCGTTGAACCCGATAGAAACCTATGGTCCACCTTCACCGGGAACGCCGGTTATGCGGCCTGACTGGTATTTTCTGATTGTATACGGTTTCCTGAAGTTAATACCGGGGAATCTGTCGTTTTCTGTTCTGGGTGGCAAGATCACACCTGAAACTATCGGTGGGGTTATCTTTCCCACATTTACTTTTGTCGTTTTTGCATTGATACCGTTTCTTGACAGGGGGAAGGGACCTCAAAACTACATTGAAAATCCACTTCACCGGCCTTTTATGACATCATTCGGCATAGGAGGTGGAATCTTCCTCTGTATGCTTGTAGTAGCAGGTTATATAGATGTACTTCATATCACACCGGAAGCAATGACTGTCTATACAATCCTTTCGAGTTTGGCGGCATGGGGCATTTCCTACACGGTTTTGCGCCTTTACAACAGGAAGAGAATGGGGGGAGATAATGTCAGATAAATATATTGTAAGTTTACTTATCATACTAAGTGCTATATTAATACTGTCAGCACCCGGCCTTGCAGATGAAGGCAAAAAGACAGAGAATGCCTGCGTTAACTGCCATTCTAAACTTTCGGTCAGCAGTTTCGTGGGGATTAAATCACATGACTGGAAGGGCTCGATACACCAGAAACACGGTGTAACCTGTGATAAATGCCATGGCGGTAATCCTGCTGCCATGGATAAGAACAAGGCACACACAGGGGTCTTGAGTTCAAGCAATCCGCAAAGCAGGGTTTACTATAAAAATATCCCGTCAACCTGCGGGAGCTGCCACGGAGCCGAGTTTTATAAATTCACCCAGAGTTATCATTTTAAAAAACTTGAAGCAACGGGCAAGGGGCCTAACTGTGTGACATGTCATGGCTCAATGGTTACATCTGTTTTAAATCCGGATGACATAGCAAATGTGTGTGTGAGGTGTCACAACAAAAGGATAGGGGTGTTTCCATACATCCCGCAAAAAGCAAAGGCCGTACTGCTTTTACTCAGACAAGGCAAGGCCCTGCTTGCCGCGGATAAAGAGCTTTACAAACCTGAAAAGGACTCTGCAGAAGCTGCTTATTTACAGGAGGCTCAATCATCTCTGTACTCGGCCAAACTGCAATGGCACAAATTTGACCTTGACGCTATTGTAAGAGACTTGCAGGAGATGAACAATTCTCTGGAAAAGTTGTCCCGTAGCAGTTCGCGTCCATAAATTATCAGGTTCTAAGGGAACGAATCGTCATGGGTTACATCAATTCAGATTCAGCACCTATGGTGGTGTACTTTATCACGTCCACATCTGACAGAACCACAATGCCCTCCTGCACCATATCATCCAGGACGGGTAAAATCTCCTTTATCTTTTCTTCCGTATCAATGACTGTAATAAGCACAGGCAACTCACCGCCACGGGAGAGAAATTTCATCTTTCTGAACCTCCGCCTGGGACCATATCCAGCCACAGCCTTGTAAACAGTGGCACCGGCAACATCCATCATGATAAACCTCTTCACAATCGCCTCATACAGTGTCTCACCTTCCCATTTGTGGTCCTCCCTGACAATGACCCTGAGCATCTTTGCCTTTCCCTGCAATTTCATCCTCTCACCCTCCTCCTTTTTCTCCTCCTCAACGCCGCACTTTATTACATTCGTATCACTCACCTCTATAAGGCCCTTCTCCACCACCTGATACACATCTGGAAGCACCCTGTCGATCATCTCTTCAGAGTCAACAACCTCTATCTTCACAGGCATCTTGCCTGATAGTGCAAGCATCTTTGTTGTATGGTATACACCATCCCTGCCATAACCTGCAACACCCCGGAACACACTGACACCGGCAATCTTCTTTTTATAAAAGATGTCTACAAGCACCTCATAGACAGGTTTTTCCCCATACCGGTCAGATTCATCCACATATATGGAAAGCTTCTTTGCCAGTCCCTTCTTCAGCATTTAGATCCTCCTTGCAATCAATTCGCCTGCCTTTAATGCAATCAGGCCAAAGGCTACACTCAAGACAATATTCGCCGCAGACAAAAACCATTCACCATCGTAAAGAAGGGAACCCGTCTCATACTCAAAGGTGGAAAACGTGGTAAATGCCCCCAAAAATCCAACGGTAAGGAAGAGTCTCACTGATGGAGAGGCGAATATCCTCTCGGTAAACAGCGTCATGGCAAGACCGATAAAGAAGCAGCCCGTTATATTAACCACAAATGTCCCGAGGGGAAAGGATCTCCCCCACTTCTGGCCCACCCAGGCACTTATCAGAAACCGGGTCACAGCACCTATAAAGCCACCAATACCGATCATTAATATATTATACATGCCGGTCAAATCCCCTTGCCTGAAAGATATTCTATTATGTCGGTCTTTTTTCCATCCCTGCTCACTGTAGTATAGTCTACTCCCAACAATACACCGATTTCAACCCCTCTAATCCTCCTGCCCCGTATAATATGCTCATTGCAATCTGCCCCACCTGTTATTGCCCTGTTTTCCGGCCAGAGATTTTCTTCCCATAATTATTGCAGTTAAGATGAGCGGCACCGCTGTCAGCAGATACGGCATATGGATATCCCATGTAAATATGAGGCTCCCTACTACCGGGCCCGCAGCCTGTCCCAGACTATTGGCAGCGCTTTGCAGGCCAAGTGCGGCTCCAGCGTGTTTGCCGGCGCGTTTACTAACCAGTGATGCCAGACCGGGATTAAGAGCGGCCATGCCAAGTGCAAACAATACTACGTAAAGGAGAATAAAGGTCATGGTCCGTGTTGTCATCAATAGAATCAGGGCAATCCCCATGAGTCCGAAACCAAGGGCCAACATGGGCATTTCACCAACCCTGCCGATGAACCGGCCCACCACTCCGGCCTGAGCAGCAGCCATGATAAACCCGCATACCATAAACACAAGGCCCATCTCCGACGGCCCGAAATTCATAACCCTCTGTGCATGCAGGGCAAATGTGCCTTCAAACAGGGATAAGGCAAAATAACCGAGAAAGGATAATACAAGCATATCAAGCAATGATTTGCGTATAACCTTCCAGCTGATATCAGGTTGTGATATGCTGTCTGGAGACTCTTTCTGATGCTGTTCACTGCCTGATATCCGGATTGATTCAGGCAGGAAACGCATGGTTGCCAATAAAGCAATAACCGCCAGGACTGCTGCTGCGAAAAACGGTATCGAAAAGTCATTAACATAGAAACCGCCGAAACGGTATTCAATGTGCCACTTCAGCCCCGACAGGTATGCACCCAATGCCGGGCCAGCAACCACTCCCAGCCCGATAGCGCTGCCCAGCCATGCCATCCCCTACCCACGCTCTGTCTCGGAAGTCAGGTCCGCAACATAGGCGCTTGCGGTAGGCAATACGGCGGCTGAAAGAATGCCGCCCAGAATGCGGGCGGTATAGAGCATAAACAGATTCGTCCCTAAACCAAAGAGTGCCATAAAAACAGCGTAGCCACTCAATCCGATCATAAAGAGCGGACGGCGGCCTATCCGGTCCGACCACCTGCCCCAGAGCGGAGCGAAAAAAAACTGCATAAGTGCAAAGACTCCGGTCAGGAGGCCGACGTGAATATATGCCTTCTGAGCCGTGGCACCCTCAGCCAATGCCAGCCGTTCGATATAAAAAGCCAGCACCGGCAGGGTAAGCCCGTAGCCGATCATGACCACAAACAGGCAGAAAAGAAGAATACCAAGCCGGTTTTTCATTGAACCTTTCACCTATGCTTTAAAAGTTTTCCTGAAGAGGTTGTGGGGCTCTGAGGCCGGGAAGGGGAAAAAGTGCCTGCGCACGGTAGAGCGGCTGTTTTTTCCTGCATAATCCTCGTAATTTAAAACCACCGGAGCGGATCCATCTTATAGTAGAGTTTTAATTCCTCGTAGAGTTCGTGATGCTTTTTGTTGAGTTTTGCCGGCTTTTTGAAAAACGCCTCTGTGATCACCGCAAAAAACTCCGCCGGATTGGTCGCTCCGTAAGAGTCAATCACATCCTTGTGATGCTTTTTCACCTTCTCGACGAGTTCTCCATACTCGCTGCTCAGAATCCTCGCCCAGGCAACGTAACTGGATCCCTGCTCAAGAATCGGTGCTCCGTCAGCGCTGCCATCCTCCTGATCCAGTTGGTGGGAGAATTCATGCAGAACAACATTGTGTCCGTCTCTGATATCCAGGGACTCCTCCTTGACATGATCCCATGCCAGCACCAGTTCGCCACTGTTCCATGACTCGCCAAGCCTGGCGCTGTCCGTCTGAACAGGAATCCCTCCGACATAGGATGTCTGCTTGGCAACGTAGGCCCCGGGATAGACCAGTATGGTTTTCAGCCTGGGATAAAAAGTGGGGTTTCCCTTCAACAACAGCAGGCATGCCTGCGCTGCTATGGTCACCTTGATTGCCTCGGTAAGCTGCAGTCCGCCGCAGCCCTCGAATTTCTTTTCATCCAGAAACACATTTATGTAGCCGTGAAGCGGCTCCCTGATATCTTCTGGAAGGTGCTTATACAGGGCCACGTTTTTCAGGAGTATTTCCTCCCACTCCCGGGGAAACGGCTGCTTCATCAGCCGTTGACGTCTGGCGTTGCGCAGATGTGTTCTGCCAACGACAAAGGCCGTGATCAGGACGACAAGACCAAGGATAAAAAATACAGGGCCGCTCAACGTACTATACCGTCCCCTGTGTGTACCCGGCCTTGTGTCTCAGTGAACATACTCTTGTTATGTATCATGGTCTGAGAAATATTATAGCAGAATGCAACGGCTACCGGTGAAATGCCGGTGTATGATATACTTTCAATAATCTGGCACTGATAAGGCATCTGTTTATACTACAGCCTTAACTTGACCGGGAAGTCGCTGGGGCTTTTCCCCTACGCCATTGCCTCGAGGGGGCGGAATTTCACGTTATCCGGGTATTTGAAATGTAAAGAGAGGAGATTAAAATGCAAAGACTTTCATCAATAAACGCATTAATTGTGAGTCAGAAAAAGGAATGGGGGGAGATACTCACCGGATTTGAAACTAAAAACAAATACGTTGTGATGGACCCTTCCGGTACTGAGCTGTATATGGCCTTTGAAGAAGAGGGTTCCATGATTTTGCGGGTTTTTCTTAAGGCATTGCGTCCTTTTGAGATTAAGGTCTTAACCTTTGATAATAATCCTGTCCTGAAGTTGAAGAGACCTTTTCGGTTCTATTTCCACCAACTGAACGTTTTTGATTCACGAGGAACCCTTTTGGGGTCAATACAAAGGCGCTTTTCCGTATTACGCCGTATCTACTCGGTATCAGACGCTTCAGGCCAGGAGATGTTTCAACTTTTTGGACCAATTCTTCATCCCTGGACATTTGAAATCAGAAAGAATGGCATTGAATATGGCAAAATCACAAAAAAATGGAGTGGACTTTTGAAAGAAGGTTTTACTGATGCAGACAATTTCGGTGTCTCTTTTCCCACAGGATGGGATATAAATGTGAAATCCCTGGTTTTGGGTGCTGTGTTTTTGATCGATTTCGTTCATTTTGAAAATAAAGGCAAGTGAGAAGATTTTTGAAGCAAGTTTAGGCGATTACTTCTCCCTACTTCTCTGTTAGCAGGCTGGACACCGAGGTATGAACAAAAACACAATAATACAAAACCCTTCTACCGATCAGGCCAGAGGCGCGGCCTTGACTTCGAATGTCAACGATTTTAGTGACAGACTACCGCATCTTGAACCACTTGGAGGTCTCCTTGACAACTTCCTCGTGTGAAACAACCTTTCCATCACGAACATCTTTTTCAGCAGCCTCCAATTTTTGCCTAAGATAAAGGCGGTACATAATCTCATCTATATCTACTTCCTCTGGCAGGTCTTTTACTATTTCGAGAACTTGCTGTTTAGTAATAGTCATGTTACCCCTTTCTCTTTTCTACTCAAATAATAACATATCAGCACTGAACACTTAGTAAATCCCTAATTCAGAATATCCTCTGCAGAAATAAAAGACGCCTTTCCTTTCCTCTCTTTGTCCTCGAACTGCTCAATTATCTCCATATTAACCAGGTTTTCATATAGTTCTATCCTTCCTTCTCTATAAGCCTTAAGCCTTTTTTCTGCTTCCTCTGCCCATATCTCATCCAGCTTCTTATCCGGCTCATCAAGACTTTTTATTAAGCCTTCTACGAGCGTAAATCTTTCTTCTGGCTTGAGCTTCAAAGCCTGCTCAAGGATTTGTTTCGTACTCATAGCATTTCACCTCTCTTTCCTGAAACATACACTGCTTGGCAAGCAAATATACCTTGATATAATGATATTGAAAGCCTGTCCGGGAATATTTACTTTGCACTATATATCTTTTTCATACTATCTAAAGGGAAGATCATATGTCAACAGGGGTGGCCTGCTTTGTTTGGACAGGCAGAAGCGATTTATAAGTGATAAGCTGCTCATTCATGCCGCCACCCGCTTCTGAGTCTGCAACAACTTCCCGGAAGTTCATCGAAGTGTGCTGATTATATCTCTTTCGTTTCTATTGTTGAATGGAATATACCAAAATCATTTTTCAAAATATGTCTGACTTTTTCCTTTGCAGATTCATGTTCCACATTACTCAAAAGTATGTGGGCTTCGAAAAACTTTTTTTTATCATCAAGCTGCCAAACATGAATATCGTCTACTTCGTGAATATTATCTATCTTTTCTAATGAGGTCTTAATTTCATCTATGTTAATTCCTTCTGGAACTGCTTGCATGATTATTAATATAGATTTTTTTAGCAGTATCATTCCATGATAGATTACATAAATTGAAATTCCGATTGTGGCTATGACATCAAAAATATAAAGCTGATAGGTTATAATTAATATGCCTGCAAAGATAACGACAAGAGAAGCAAGAGCATCAGATATGTTATGAATAAAAGCGGCTCTGATATTCATGTTTTCTTTTGCTCCAGCCTTATAGGTTAATAATGCTGTACCTATATCTATTACTAAAGCAATTCCTGCAACCCAGAAAACAATCCAGCCATCGATTGGCGTTGGCTTGAAATACTTGCCTATAGCTTCGTATATTAAATAAATGCCAACTAAAAT
Above is a window of Nitrospirota bacterium DNA encoding:
- a CDS encoding DUF190 domain-containing protein: MLKKGLAKKLSIYVDESDRYGEKPVYEVLVDIFYKKKIAGVSVFRGVAGYGRDGVYHTTKMLALSGKMPVKIEVVDSEEMIDRVLPDVYQVVEKGLIEVSDTNVIKCGVEEEKKEEGERMKLQGKAKMLRVIVREDHKWEGETLYEAIVKRFIMMDVAGATVYKAVAGYGPRRRFRKMKFLSRGGELPVLITVIDTEEKIKEILPVLDDMVQEGIVVLSDVDVIKYTTIGAESELM
- the crcB gene encoding fluoride efflux transporter CrcB, which gives rise to MYNILMIGIGGFIGAVTRFLISAWVGQKWGRSFPLGTFVVNITGCFFIGLAMTLFTERIFASPSVRLFLTVGFLGAFTTFSTFEYETGSLLYDGEWFLSAANIVLSVAFGLIALKAGELIARRI
- a CDS encoding M90 family metallopeptidase, with amino-acid sequence MSGPVFFILGLVVLITAFVVGRTHLRNARRQRLMKQPFPREWEEILLKNVALYKHLPEDIREPLHGYINVFLDEKKFEGCGGLQLTEAIKVTIAAQACLLLLKGNPTFYPRLKTILVYPGAYVAKQTSYVGGIPVQTDSARLGESWNSGELVLAWDHVKEESLDIRDGHNVVLHEFSHQLDQEDGSADGAPILEQGSSYVAWARILSSEYGELVEKVKKHHKDVIDSYGATNPAEFFAVITEAFFKKPAKLNKKHHELYEELKLYYKMDPLRWF
- a CDS encoding phospholipid scramblase-related protein produces the protein MQRLSSINALIVSQKKEWGEILTGFETKNKYVVMDPSGTELYMAFEEEGSMILRVFLKALRPFEIKVLTFDNNPVLKLKRPFRFYFHQLNVFDSRGTLLGSIQRRFSVLRRIYSVSDASGQEMFQLFGPILHPWTFEIRKNGIEYGKITKKWSGLLKEGFTDADNFGVSFPTGWDINVKSLVLGAVFLIDFVHFENKGK
- a CDS encoding cation diffusion facilitator family transporter, which encodes MGHDNNHTHSSDGKLGFAVFINVLLTVAQIIGGLLSGSLSLIADALHNLSDAGSILVAIVARRIGRKSANKNMTYGYKRAEIIGVLINSTSLILVGIYLIYEAIGKYFKPTPIDGWIVFWVAGIALVIDIGTALLTYKAGAKENMNIRAAFIHNISDALASLVVIFAGILIITYQLYIFDVIATIGISIYVIYHGMILLKKSILIIMQAVPEGINIDEIKTSLEKIDNIHEVDDIHVWQLDDKKKFFEAHILLSNVEHESAKEKVRHILKNDFGIFHSTIETKEI